The following are encoded together in the Desulfococcus multivorans genome:
- a CDS encoding TRAP transporter large permease, whose translation MSLAMTGVVGIVLLLGILFFLGMPVGFAMGVVGFLGFCHVISLQAGLNMLGSVVWDTFSKYGLTVIPLFIFMGQIAFHCGVNEKLYKAAYAWFGHIRGGIAMSTIMACSAFSAICGSNVATAATMSTVALPQMKKYRYHPQLSTGAVACGSTLGVVIPPSVVLIVIGLSTEQSIAKLFYGSIGAGVVLALLMLGTVALICRRHPDWGPVGPATGWREKIRSLAGALEMLVLFLLVMVGLYLGVFTPAEAGAAGSFFALVISLFQGTLTWRKFLASVTDTLGISCMVITIVMGAVIFGRFLAVTRIPYDIAGWVVSLPVPKAGVMMIIFFIYILGGAVMDALALLLITIPIFFPVAVELGYDPIWFGVTITVVTTLGAVTPPVGATTYVVAGMADGVYLEDVFRGIVYFLPAYLICILLLMVVPEVVTVLPRLLR comes from the coding sequence ATGAGCCTTGCAATGACGGGCGTCGTCGGCATAGTTCTGCTGTTGGGCATTCTTTTTTTTCTGGGCATGCCGGTGGGCTTTGCCATGGGGGTTGTCGGCTTTTTAGGGTTTTGTCATGTGATTTCCCTTCAAGCCGGACTGAATATGCTGGGATCCGTGGTATGGGACACCTTTTCCAAATATGGGCTCACGGTGATTCCACTTTTCATTTTCATGGGTCAGATCGCTTTTCATTGCGGCGTCAACGAGAAACTTTACAAAGCCGCCTATGCGTGGTTCGGCCATATCCGCGGAGGCATCGCCATGTCGACCATCATGGCCTGTTCCGCTTTTTCGGCCATCTGCGGCTCCAATGTGGCGACGGCGGCCACCATGAGCACCGTGGCCTTGCCACAGATGAAAAAATATCGATATCATCCCCAATTGAGCACCGGCGCCGTGGCGTGCGGATCCACCCTTGGGGTGGTGATTCCACCCAGCGTGGTCCTGATCGTAATCGGACTTTCCACTGAACAATCCATTGCCAAACTCTTTTACGGGAGCATTGGTGCCGGAGTGGTTCTGGCCTTGCTGATGTTGGGAACGGTGGCATTGATCTGCCGGCGTCATCCCGACTGGGGGCCGGTGGGGCCGGCTACCGGATGGCGGGAAAAAATAAGATCGCTTGCCGGCGCGCTGGAGATGCTGGTGCTGTTTCTCCTGGTCATGGTCGGACTTTATCTGGGTGTCTTTACACCCGCGGAAGCCGGGGCCGCAGGATCGTTTTTCGCTCTCGTCATCAGTCTTTTCCAGGGTACTTTGACGTGGCGAAAATTTCTCGCTTCGGTGACGGACACCCTCGGGATCTCGTGCATGGTCATTACCATCGTCATGGGTGCCGTGATTTTCGGCCGATTCCTGGCGGTGACGCGCATTCCTTACGACATCGCCGGATGGGTGGTATCCCTTCCCGTACCCAAGGCAGGTGTCATGATGATTATCTTTTTCATCTATATCCTTGGGGGAGCGGTCATGGACGCCTTGGCCCTTCTGCTCATCACGATTCCGATATTTTTCCCGGTGGCCGTCGAACTGGGCTATGATCCCATCTGGTTCGGCGTCACCATCACCGTAGTGACCACATTGGGCGCCGTGACGCCTCCCGTGGGAGCGACGACTTACGTGGTGGCGGGAATGGCGGACGGCGTTTATCTGGAGGATGTCTTCCGGGGCATTGTCTATTTTCTTCCCGCGTATCTGATCTGCATCCTGCTTCTGATGGTCGTCCCCGAGGTGGTCACCGTGCTTCCCCGCTTGTTGAGGTGA
- the moaA gene encoding GTP 3',8-cyclase MoaA, translated as MKHPRLIDSFNRNLTYLRVSITDRCNLRCMYCVPPRALIPRLAHSEVLRYEEILRIVRIGVQLGITKIRVTGGEPLVRKGVYDFLAELGRIEGLKDISLTTNGVLLKDNLARIQNAGIKRLNVSLDSLYPERFERITGYDCFSRVWEGIEAAHSMGFSPIKINTVAMKGINDDELINIAKLSFTYPFHMRFIEYMPIGDHHLDRNVRILAPEIIERISPLGELVPIRRDIDGGPAERYRFRDAQGEIGIIQPLSNHFCHLCNRLRLTAGGQLRPCLLSDRQEDLKGIIRKGCLDGDIVKLFLQAVRFKPMEHHVDTGEPEEIRATMSSIGG; from the coding sequence GTGAAACATCCCAGACTTATCGACTCGTTCAACCGTAATCTCACCTATCTTCGGGTATCAATCACCGACCGATGCAATTTGCGGTGCATGTACTGTGTGCCCCCTCGGGCGCTCATTCCAAGACTCGCTCACAGCGAAGTTCTGCGTTATGAAGAGATCCTCCGCATCGTTCGGATTGGTGTTCAACTCGGCATCACCAAAATCCGCGTGACCGGTGGGGAGCCTCTGGTGCGGAAAGGGGTCTATGATTTTCTCGCGGAATTGGGAAGAATTGAAGGGTTGAAAGATATTTCTCTGACGACCAACGGCGTTCTTCTGAAGGACAATCTTGCCCGGATTCAAAATGCGGGCATCAAGAGATTGAACGTCAGCCTTGACAGCCTGTATCCCGAACGCTTCGAGAGAATCACGGGATACGATTGTTTTTCTCGGGTATGGGAAGGCATCGAGGCCGCCCATTCAATGGGATTTTCCCCCATCAAAATCAATACCGTGGCCATGAAAGGCATCAACGATGATGAACTCATCAACATCGCCAAACTTTCGTTTACCTATCCCTTCCATATGAGATTCATTGAATACATGCCCATTGGAGACCATCATCTTGACAGGAACGTCCGCATTTTGGCTCCGGAGATCATCGAACGCATCAGCCCTCTAGGTGAACTGGTACCGATCCGCAGGGATATTGACGGCGGTCCGGCCGAACGATACCGATTCAGGGACGCCCAAGGAGAAATCGGTATCATCCAACCGCTCAGCAACCATTTCTGCCACCTCTGTAATCGACTTCGGCTCACGGCCGGCGGACAGTTGCGTCCATGCCTCCTCTCAGATCGCCAGGAGGATCTCAAAGGCATCATTCGAAAAGGATGTCTTGACGGCGATATTGTCAAGCTGTTCCTTCAGGCCGTCCGATTCAAACCCATGGAGCATCACGTCGACACCGGCGAGCCCGAAGAGATCAGGGCCACTATGTCCTCCATCGGCGGATAG
- a CDS encoding tetratricopeptide repeat protein, producing MRPSFFNPGYTVPILLMCGFLLVQSGPASAGRILEVDADRQFDFAGHLFDKADYDRAVTEYERFIFLFPDNDRVVDAMYQIGTAYFRSGRYPDAVEAFSRIADRHGTRPISESDTVLRAYYRISECYVRMGATGQAVNTLNNLAALTDSHQIRDEVRYRMGWVLLEAGLWKNAALAFNEIDTERQERYGLPELFDAMGEYQNISRKKPGFAGALAVIPGLGYLYCERYRDALVSFFLNSGMMLATYTAFRNDNPALGGLLALVESGFYSGNIYGSITSAHKYNQDQTERFISDIRTRYKLDLSLSPTRGGALLSLRYSF from the coding sequence ATGAGGCCGTCTTTCTTCAATCCTGGGTACACCGTTCCTATCCTTCTGATGTGCGGTTTCCTGCTGGTTCAGTCCGGCCCCGCCTCGGCCGGTCGGATATTGGAGGTAGACGCCGACCGTCAGTTCGATTTTGCCGGACACCTGTTTGACAAGGCGGATTATGATCGCGCCGTCACCGAATATGAGCGCTTTATTTTCCTCTTCCCAGACAACGACCGCGTAGTGGATGCGATGTATCAGATCGGGACGGCTTATTTCCGATCCGGAAGATACCCGGATGCCGTCGAGGCCTTTTCCCGGATTGCAGATCGACACGGGACTCGGCCGATATCCGAATCCGACACCGTTCTCCGGGCATACTACCGCATCAGCGAATGCTATGTTCGCATGGGTGCAACGGGACAAGCCGTCAACACGCTCAACAATCTTGCCGCCCTGACCGATTCCCACCAGATCAGAGACGAGGTTCGATACCGAATGGGATGGGTTCTTTTGGAAGCCGGACTCTGGAAGAATGCCGCCCTCGCCTTCAATGAGATCGACACTGAACGACAAGAGCGTTACGGCCTCCCCGAGCTCTTCGATGCCATGGGGGAATATCAGAATATTTCCCGGAAAAAACCCGGCTTCGCAGGCGCTCTCGCCGTAATTCCGGGTTTGGGATACCTTTACTGCGAACGGTACCGGGATGCATTGGTATCGTTTTTTCTGAACAGCGGAATGATGCTGGCAACCTACACGGCCTTCCGAAACGACAATCCCGCACTGGGCGGACTTCTGGCGCTTGTGGAATCTGGGTTTTACAGTGGAAACATTTACGGTTCGATCACGAGCGCCCACAAGTACAACCAGGATCAGACCGAACGATTCATTTCCGATATCCGTACCCGTTACAAGCTCGATCTGTCACTTTCCCCTACCCGGGGAGGCGCATTACTTTCGTTGCGTTATTCTTTCTAG